One segment of Plasmodium vivax chromosome 14, whole genome shotgun sequence DNA contains the following:
- a CDS encoding Pv-fam-d protein (encoded by transcript PVX_101580A; Apicoplast targeted protein. Curated by Stuart Ralph, Walter and Eliza Hall Institute of Medical Research, Australia.), with protein MKMKKNKFSSLIRTFNITLLLFTYLCSYEFSTFSKCSNNKINTNNVLGLRSSRLLRGKKYVQNSFAYNHNVNEKLLKINSNKIETHYNAVFPDHISTKQDDKCKYAHNFDNSYDDIKYDCNSKEELNRNYYDEDKFEEFESSKNDLHFYEQSNRHKQNKHFVNQNNTRNDFDYDDYDDDDSDSYSSKYLYRKAKGQIKKYNKLEGQNKFLIEKLLAKDNIIEKENKKSSNNPIVKYFKKIDAKLEREILKAYSYNILNDETEDVLSISSVEKKLFWGKVKIITPFIVIGIFIIIFSLMNYTKLVIILSLLCVMSLKYFFSKLNKCERLLNSYQRTDEDHKKTKKRPRN; from the exons atgaaaatgaaaaaaaataagttttctTCCCTTATTAGAACTTTTAACATTACCCTACTATTATTCACATACCTTTGCTCTTATGAA TTTAGCACTTTTAGCAAATGCtcgaataataaaattaatacaaACAATGTATTGGGTTTAAGATCAAGCAGGTTActaagagggaaaaaatatgtacaaaaCAGTTTTGCATACAATCATAatgtaaatgaaaaattattaaaaataaatagtaatAAAATTGAGACTCATTATAATGCAGTTTTTCCTGATCATATTTCCACGAAACAAGAcgataaatgtaaatatgctCACAATTTTGACAACAGTTATGAcgatataaaatatgattgCAATTCTAAAGAAGAATTAAATAGAAATTATTACGATGAAgataaatttgaagaattcgAGAGCTCAAAAAATGAtctgcatttttatgagcaGTCAAATAGGCACAAACAAAATAAGCATTTTGTGAATCAGAATAATACACGAAACGACTTTGATTATGACGActatgatgatgatgatagTGATAGTTACAGTAGCAAATACCTTTatagaaaagcaaaaggccaaataaaaaaatacaataaattagaaggacaaaataaatttttgattGAAAAATTGCTTGCTAAGGATAATAtaattgaaaaggaaaacaaaaaatctAGCAATAATCCAAtagttaaatattttaaaaaaatagacgcCAAACTGGAAAGAGAAATATTAAAAGcttattcatataatatacttaATGATGAAACTGAAGATGTACTTAGTATTTCATCCGTAgagaaaaaacttttttggggtaaagtaaaaattataactccCTTTATTGTTATAGGaatctttataattatattttccttaatGAATTATACCAAActtgttattatattatctttACTGTGTGTGATGAGCTTAAAATACTTCTTTtctaaattaaataaatgtgaGCGTTTACTCAACTCATATCAAAGAACTGATGAAGatcacaaaaaaacaaaaaaaagaccaagaaattaa